Proteins found in one Streptococcus criceti HS-6 genomic segment:
- a CDS encoding alpha/beta fold hydrolase, whose product MAYLETKNQYITVKGMKIAYREIGKGKSERPLVMLVHLAATMDNWDPKLIDLLTKRQHVVLLDLPGVGSSGGKVATTISGMAEQVIAIVKTMGYSSINLLGLSMGGMIAQEVVRLAPNLVQRLILVGTGHRGGVGIDKVTSITFRYMARASFHRVDPKRYIFYGHDDKGKIEADKVLSRLDSREKAYADKAMAVPSFLRQLKAIKAWGKSAEDDLSFISQPTLIVNGDKDMMVPTENSYIMNDKISNSQLIIFPNAGHGSLFQYADQFAKDLEEFLGD is encoded by the coding sequence ATGGCCTATTTAGAAACGAAAAATCAATATATAACCGTTAAAGGAATGAAAATCGCCTACCGTGAAATCGGTAAAGGCAAATCTGAACGTCCCTTGGTGATGCTGGTTCACTTAGCCGCTACCATGGATAATTGGGATCCCAAGCTGATCGATCTTTTAACGAAGCGGCAGCATGTTGTTCTACTTGATTTACCCGGTGTTGGGTCAAGCGGAGGGAAGGTCGCCACGACCATTTCAGGCATGGCTGAGCAGGTGATTGCTATCGTCAAGACCATGGGCTACTCTAGTATCAATCTTTTGGGACTGTCTATGGGAGGCATGATAGCCCAAGAAGTGGTACGTCTTGCACCAAATCTGGTCCAACGCCTAATTCTTGTAGGAACTGGCCACCGAGGCGGTGTCGGTATTGATAAGGTGACATCAATAACCTTTCGTTACATGGCGCGTGCTAGTTTCCACCGTGTGGACCCTAAACGTTATATTTTTTACGGCCATGATGATAAGGGTAAAATAGAAGCCGATAAGGTTCTTAGTCGTCTAGACAGTCGTGAAAAAGCTTATGCCGATAAGGCGATGGCTGTGCCGTCCTTCTTACGTCAATTAAAAGCAATCAAAGCTTGGGGCAAGTCAGCAGAGGACGACCTGAGCTTTATCAGCCAACCGACCTTGATTGTCAATGGTGACAAGGACATGATGGTGCCTACGGAAAATTCTTATATCATGAACGATAAGATTAGTAACAGCCAGCTCATCATCTTCCCAAATGCAGGTCACGGCTCACTCTTTCAGTATGCCGACCAATTTGCCAAGGACTTAGAAGAATTCCTAGGAGATTAA
- a CDS encoding SDR family NAD(P)-dependent oxidoreductase encodes MTKTILITGSTDSIGKHLATKLASQGHEIVLYGRNSKNCREWFRKSKRRQRILDLMPI; translated from the coding sequence ATGACTAAAACCATCCTCATCACCGGCTCAACCGACAGTATCGGCAAGCACTTAGCAACAAAGCTAGCCAGCCAAGGCCATGAGATTGTCTTATATGGTCGCAATTCAAAGAATTGCAGGGAATGGTTCAGGAAATCGAAGAGAAGACAGAGAATACTAGACCTCATGCCTATTTAA
- a CDS encoding NADP-dependent oxidoreductase: MKAAQLNAYNKNNLNLDLIDVPTPEPQDDQVLIKVLTAGVNPLDNMITRGEVKMIVPYKTPLIAGNEVVGIIEQVGSKVSDFNLGDRVFGRLPLDSIGAFAEYVAVDVAALAKVPDYLTDEEAAGVPLTALTIMQALDLMGAKAGQTLFISGGTGGVGAMAIPLAKAKGLTVITNGGADSRDRVLELGADQFLDYKTQNYTELLSNIDLVLDTLGSSETEKQMTIMKQGGHLVSLRAMPNGSFAKRMNLPKYKQVLFAQAGRKFDKMADKYGVHYDFIFVESNGKQLQEVADIFTERQIKPSVDTVFAFSDINKALDKVANGRSRGKTVLSMKG, translated from the coding sequence CGACCTCATCGATGTCCCAACACCAGAGCCACAAGACGACCAAGTCCTGATTAAGGTTCTGACAGCTGGTGTCAATCCTCTAGATAATATGATCACCCGTGGGGAGGTCAAGATGATTGTTCCCTACAAGACCCCTTTGATCGCTGGTAATGAAGTGGTTGGTATCATTGAGCAGGTCGGCAGTAAGGTGAGCGATTTTAACCTTGGTGACCGTGTCTTTGGGCGTTTGCCGCTGGACAGTATCGGTGCTTTTGCCGAATACGTGGCAGTAGATGTAGCAGCCCTTGCCAAAGTGCCTGACTATTTGACTGACGAAGAAGCCGCTGGTGTCCCACTGACTGCTCTGACCATTATGCAGGCTCTTGATTTGATGGGGGCCAAAGCAGGGCAGACTCTCTTTATCTCTGGCGGAACCGGCGGTGTCGGTGCCATGGCGATTCCCCTAGCCAAGGCCAAGGGCTTAACCGTTATCACTAATGGCGGAGCTGATAGTCGTGATCGTGTTCTTGAACTTGGTGCGGATCAATTTTTGGATTACAAGACACAGAATTATACAGAGCTCTTGTCAAATATTGACTTGGTCTTAGATACGCTAGGTAGTTCTGAAACGGAGAAACAGATGACCATCATGAAGCAGGGCGGACATTTGGTGTCTCTGCGGGCCATGCCCAACGGCAGCTTTGCTAAACGCATGAACCTCCCCAAATACAAACAAGTTCTCTTTGCCCAAGCTGGTCGTAAATTCGATAAAATGGCTGATAAATATGGGGTTCACTATGATTTTATCTTCGTTGAAAGCAATGGCAAACAGTTGCAGGAAGTGGCAGATATCTTCACCGAGCGTCAAATCAAGCCATCGGTGGATACGGTCTTTGCCTTTTCAGATATCAATAAGGCTTTGGACAAGGTTGCTAATGGTCGCTCACGCGGAAAAACAGTTCTCAGCATGAAAGGGTAA